TCATAAAAAGCGCGAAAATCTGCCCATCGATGTTTTTTAGAGAATGGGCGATTGCTACAAAGGCGACATTGATCGCATTGAGCATGATTTCCGTAGAAAAAAAGAGCATTAAAATATTCTTGCGCCGCAACATACCAAACAAACCTACACAAAAGAGCAAAGAAGCAAAGACCAAATAATGCGCTAGGGTAACCATCAACTCTCCTTTTTGGGGCTTTTTTTGAGCGCGCTTGCTATGGCCCCAACTAAAGCCACTAAGAGCATGAACGCTCCCACCTCAAAGGCGACCAAGTATTTACTAAAGAGCACATACCCGATCAATTTCGTATTAGAGATGTCTACGCTAGGACTCAAACTCTCCTGCAAGGTGTAGGCATATTGTGCAATAAAAGGTGCGCCTAACAAGGCAACCAACACGACAGCTAGCACCATAACTAAAAGAGCAGGAATTTTAGGGGCGTGCGCCCTCTCTTGCACCTCTTGTGATGCGTTCAAAAACATCATACCAAAGGCATACATCACCACAACCGCCCCTACATAGACCAAAATTTGCACCACGCCTAGAAATTCAGCGTCCAAGAGAAAGAAGAAAGCCGATACAAAAACCATCGCTGTAGCCAAAGAGGTCATGGCGTATAAAATATTTGTAGTGGTTACCACCACAAAAGCCATGCCTAAAGTCAAGGCAGCAAAGAAATAAAAGGCAAGAGTTTCAAACATGGTTTTCCTTCTCCTCTTTGTCTTTTTTGACCTCCTCATCCTTTAGAGCGTAATCTAGGGGGGTTTGACACAAGCGTTTGCTAGCGTTGTTGCTGGGCGCGCCAAAGCCGGCAAACTCGACATGGCTATGATCTTTGGCACTTTGTATATCGGTTAGAAACTCTGCCTTACCCCCAAATTGTGAGCGTTGCACACTGCTATTCTCAAAGCGTTGTCCCATCACAATGGCAAGCTCTGGGCACACTTCCGCACACAGCCCGCAATAAATGCAACGCCCTAAGTTAATGGTGTAGCTGTCTATATGTTTTCTCTCATCCTCGCCCTTGTGAGTGATAATGCGAATACAATTGCTCGTGCAAATCTTTTCACACAACCCGCACCCAATACAGCGTTCATTGCCCGATTCTAAGAGTCGTTGGAGATGATGCACAGCTCTGTATCTAGGACTTAAGGGTAAAACCTCCATAGGATAATGGATAGTAACTTCCTTGCTAAAAAACTCTTTAATAGTGAGCCCCAAGCCCTTAAATAACTCTAATCCAAAGCTAGTTTTGAGCGTCTCTAGCAACTTAGGACTAGACTTTTTGGGATCGAGCCATTTATATTTTTGCCCCATAAGCACCTCCTTAAAAAAGTAAAAGCACTAGCCCAGTGGCTAGGATATTGATTAGGGCTAAAGGCAACATGATTTTCCAGCACATGCGCATGAGTTGGTCAGGGCGCACATGGGGGAAAGTTGCCCGTGCCCACATGGATAAGAATACAAAGAAACAGACTTTGATTAGGATCGCAATGCCGCCCGGGATAAAGCCCCACGCATTGTAACCTCCAAAGAAAATAAGAGAGATCACAAAACAAAAGGCGAACAAATGGGCGTATTCAGCTAAGAAAAACATGCCCCATCTAAGCCCGCTATACTCCGTGCAAAAGCCGGCGACAATCTCGGCTTCATGTTCAAGCAAGTCAAAGGGGGTGCGGTTTAACTCGGCATAACTAGAGATCAAGAATAAAAAGAAGGCTAAAGGCTGTTTAAACACGAGCCAGTGCAACATGCCACCCTCTTGGTATTGGTTGATCTCCACTAAGGACAGAGAGCCTACCACCATGATCGGGGCTAAAATCGTTAAGGTGCTCACCACCTCAAAACTTAGAAGTTGTATAGTCGCCCGCGCTGCCCCAATCAAAGAGTATTTACTATTGGAGGCTAGCCCGGCTAAAAGGGGAGCATAAATACTCGCTGAACCCACCGCTAGAAAGAACAACAACCCGACATTGATGTCTGAGATGATGGGGCTGATAGTGTGCCCAAAAATAGTAAAATCCCCAAAAAAGGGAATGGGCGCCATGCTCACAAACGCGCTCACCATCGCGATTACCGGAGCAATGGAGAAAATTAAGCGGTTGGCATTTTGAGGGATCACATCTTCTTTAGTGAAAAGCTTGATCGCATCGGCGATCACTTGCAAGAGCCCAAAAGGACCAACATAAGTAGGGCCTAGTCGGCGCTGGAAGTAGGCTAACACCTTGCGCTCTAAATAAGTCCCAAAGGCTCCAAGCCCGGCAAAGACAAGGACCACTACCAAGATTTTGATCAAGGTTTCAATGATTTCAGCACTCATGCGCGCTCCCATTGCAAGGTTTCAAAAGGACTAGAAAAGACTTGCGCTTTATCTAGGCTTGGGCTTACCATGAATACATTTCGCTTTAGGCTGTGGTCTATATAAACTTTACCCGTGAGGGTGCGCGCCCCTTTGCTTAAGGTGATTTGCGCGCCCTCTTCAAGTCCCAAACTCTCTAAATATTCCTTAGAGGTGTAAATCCCTTCTTTGAGCTGTAGATTTTGGCTTTTGAGTGTGTGGGTGTTGAACTGCGTTTCGGCAAATTGCAAATAGGCGTTAAACTCGCCCACGCTCTCTAGCGGGCTTATAGGTGTGCTTGGTTCTGTAGCTTGGCTAGGTGTGCTTTTAAGTTTATACCCTCGATAATTGCTTTTGTCATTGGCGTAAAAGTTTGTTAAGTCATCATAAGCTACGCCCAAAAAGCCCTTTTCTTGGGGCAGTTCGTGGGTGTATTCTACTAAACTCTCCCCATATAGGCCGAAGTGCTGGGCGATGTCAGCTAAATCTAGCCCTTCATAAGCCAAAGCCGGGCGCAGGGGTAAGGCTCGCCCCTCTAAATTTGTCATAGTCGCTTCTACTTGGTTAAAGCTAGGCAAAATAAAATCTACCACATTGTGCGCCTGCCCACTCTCATCCACACAATCACTATCTAAGATAAAATCTCCTTTTGTGCGCACACCCACACTCGGGCTAGCGTGGCTGTCCTTTTCCAAATTGCAAAGCGACACAATGCCTAGCGCGTTGCTTGTGGGAGGGATTAAAAAGATTTTAAGTTTCTCTAGGGTGCTTGCCTCTTGCAACATTAGAGCTATGTTGTGGGCTTTGGAGTGGGTGTAAATTTCTGGCCCGATTAGAAGAGCCACACTGGGGGCTTTTTCAATGAGGGCTTTGATTTTCTCAAAAGTGGGGCTGTCTAGCTTAACGCTTTCAAGCATGGCAAATACGGGGGGTTTGTCTTCGGCTTTGGACTCAAGCTTAGTTTCCTCTAGGCCACAGGCATGCTCTTCATCTGTGGGGGTTTTCTCTGTAGTTTCTTGGGCTTCTTTGGGGGCTTTGGGAGCTGGCTTAAGGGTAGGCTCTGGCAACACTTGGCTATTTTTTAAGCTCTCCAAACTGGGGCTATTGACCCCTAAGGCCATTAAAAACGCTCCTAAAATGATCTCCTCTGCCCCTACAGCGTGGCACACAGGCACCACACTCCGGCAAATTTTCTCCAACGCGCTATCTTCTAGGGGGTGGGCGTAAATTAAGCTTGTGCCCTTATTCACTTTAAGCACATTAGCCAAAGCGTATTTGAGTAGAGGGTTTTCATTTTTAAGGCGTGATCCCAGACTTAACACACAACTAGAACTTTTTAAATCTTTTAAATCGTGCCATTTGGGGTTAAAGACACGCAAAAACTCTTGGAAGGCGTGGAGTTTGTCGTTATGCAGGCTAAAGCCACATTTTTTGCGTATTTGCTCCACCAAGTAAGCTTCTTCATTGCTTAAATCTCCCCCGATATACACCGCCTTCGCCTCTTTAAGTTTTTGTACGGCTTGCTCTATGTTGGTGCTCCCCTCCCTAGAGGCGTGCAAGTCAAAGGCAAAACGCCCCGCTCCACAGATAGGGTTATGGTAGAAATCATTGCCCACTCTAAAAATGCGTTGTTGCTCGCCCAAAGTGTCAAAGTGGCGCACTTGGTAATCAAGCAAGCACCCGGCTGCACAATGCATACAAGTCGAGTCGATGTGTTTGAGCTCCCACGCATTGGCTTTATAACTAAAATCTTTGTAGACAATCGCCCCCACAGGGCACACAGCGATACACTCCCCGCAATCATAGCAAGGGGTGGAGCCCACAAAGGCGATCATGCCCTTTTGTTTGCGACTCCACACGCCAAAAGGGTCTTTAGGCATGCTCTCTTTAAATTTATCAGGAGCGTGCAAGCTTGCCTTACTTGCCTTTAGATTGCTATCACCAATGTTGTCGCTACAAGTGGTTACACAACGCTCGCACATGATACATAAGTTTGGATCGTAGGAGGCTTGCGCCCAAAAGGCAAAGGGCTTTAAGTTATCGCGCACACTGAAAGGCTGGCGATCCACTAAAGTGCGGTGTGTCATGTCTTGTAATTCACACTCTCCGCTTTTATCGCACACCCCACACTCCAAAGGGTGATTAACATCATAGGTTTGCATGATCATTTGGCGTTCAGCCACGAGCGCAGGGGTCATTGTGGCGACTTTGGTGTTGGCTTTAGGTTTGGTGTTGCAAGCATAAACCCTTTTGCCCTCCACCTCCACCATGCACATCTTACAAGCCACTGTGGGTGAGCACCCGCTCAGATAGCAAATAGCAGGGATATACACCCCCGCACTGCGCGCCGCCTCTAAGATTGTCTGCCCCTCGCTAAACTCTACCTTTTGCCCATCTATTTCTATGCTTGGCATGCGTTAGCCTTTTTCACCACTAAAGTCCAATCCACCCGATTAAAACGCAAAGAATTCATCAGCACATCTCCCCTAGCTTGAATTGCCTCCGCGCTCTGCTCCACAATGTCAAAATCCACCACTTCAAACATAAAGATCACCACTTCCCCCGGGCTTACACTGCTATCTAAAATCGCTCCCATGCGCTCTAAAACCACACTATTTGGCTCATCTCTTAAATGCCGTAAATCAAAGCGCTTCATCGATCCACCTCCCCAAAAACCGCATTGCTTGAGCCAATGATAGTAACCGCATCAGCTAAATACTGCCCCACTAAAATATCTTGCATAGAGCCTATGTGAAAAAAACTAGGCGCACGGATTTTTAAGCGGTAAGGATAGGGTTCACCCTCAGAATGAATAAAAAAGCCCAGCTCGCCTTTGGGAGACTCTGTAGGGGCATAAACCTCTCCACGGGGCGGGCGCATACCTTGAGTTACCAGCACGAAATGCTGCATCAAGGCGTAGTTTTGAGTCATGATATCTTCTTTAGGTGCGCTAAAATACTGCGGGGCATGTGTCATGATTTGTGGCTCTGTGGGAGCATACATGGGGATTAGTTGCTCTAAAATACGCAAAGACTCTTCAATCTCTAGCATATAGAGTTGGTAGCGATCGTAGCTGTCCCCATGATTGCCTACAGGAATATCAAAATCTAGTTCAGGGTAAAGCTCATAGGGCTCTTCTTTGCGCACATCATAGGCAATCCCCGTGCCCCTTAGCATGATCCCACTTGCCCCCCATGATTTGGCTTGCTCTTGACTGATCGTGCCCACATTCTCTAAGCGGGCTTTCCAAATGCGGTTACTATCAAGCAAGCCACTGATAAGTTTATGCATGTCTCTAACTTCTTTGATGAAGGCTTTTAGCCCCTCTAGCCAGTTGGGAGGCAAATCTAGGGGCACGCCCCCGATTCGAATGGCGTTGTGGGTGAGCCTTGCACCACAATAATCCTCCATTAAGTCTAGCCCATACTCGCGGGTTTTAAAACAATAGAGAAACACCGACATCGCCCCCACATCCAGAGCATGCACGCTCAAGAAAAACACATGGGAGATCACGCGGTTTAATTCTAAAAGCAAGGTGCGGATCACCTGCGCGCGTCTGGGAATTTGCACGCCTAATAAAGTTTCTACCGCATGGGCAAAAGCGTAGTTATTGCTGGTCGAAGAGGTGTAATCTAGGCGATCGGTAGTGGGCATATATTCGTTGTAGGTCATGTTTTCGCCCAGCTTTTCACAACCCCGATGCAAGTAGCCAATCTCTGGTGTGGCTTTGGTGATTTTCTCGCCTTCTAATTCTAAGATCAAGCGCAGTTGCCCGTGTGAAGAGGGATGTTGTGGACCAAAATTGATCACCATTTGCTTATCGTCCCTTTCAAAAAGGACATTTTCAAATTGCGGTTTGAGTTTGGTAAAAATCTGTGCCATTAGGGACGCTCTTTTAACTCTGTGGGGTCTTTGCTGTGTAAATCTTTGACAAAAAGGGATTTTTCAAAGGTGTATTTTTGTGGTTTGTCTTCTAAGGGCAAACCTTTAGATTGTTCATGACCAATCTTAGAGAAGTTAAAAGTATCTCTCTCATCTACTCTTGCACTATCCCTTTGCTCTGGTCCTATGATTTCTCTGTATTCCTTGCCAAAAATTTTATCCACTTCATACCATGCGGCATGTTCATCGCCCTTAAGCGGATAAGATTTTAATAGTGGGTGGCCTACCCAGTCATCGGGCATTAAAATACGCTTTAGATGGGGGTGATTTTCAAACACAATGCCAAACATGTCATAAGCCTCCCTCTCGCTCCACAGAGCCGAGCGGTATAAGTGGCTGAGTGTGGGGGGATTTTCTTCTTTTTTCAGCACCGCCTTTAGGCGTAGTCGGCGTTTATTAGCATATCCGGGCAAGTAGGATAAAAATTGATAAAACAGCTCAAATTCCCCTCGCTTTTCTAAAAAGTCGATTGCACTCATCTCGCTCAAGGTTTCATAGCCCAAATTCTTTAACCTTTCAGCCACCTGTGCCACCTCGCTAACCTCTATAACAAAAACCGCTGTGTCTATTTCTATAAAACTTTCTAGCACCTTGTGGTAATAGTTGATATGGTTAAAAATCACCTCATAGGGCGAACCTACGATGGGGGTTTTGGGTGTGGGTGGGACCACATAGAAGCGATCGGAATAATGGACTTGTTTTTGGACATTAGCATTAGGGCGTTGTTTTCTAACCATTTTAACTCTTTAAACCAAGCGTTTGGTGTTGTTTTCGGGTAATGCCTTTTGACGGCGGATTTTATCCTGCAAGACCATTAAAGCGTATTGCAGGGTTTCAGGGCGAGGCGCGCACCCGGGCAGATAAATATCTACAGGAATCACCCGATCGACCCCTTGCACGGTAGCATAAGTGTTAAACATCCCTCCCGTGTTGGCACACGAACCCATAGAGATCACCCATTTAGGCTCGGGCATTTGATCATAGAGTCTGCGGGTAAACTCAGCGTGCTTTTTAGTGAGAGTGCCCGCTATAATCATCACATCAGATTGTCTAGGCGATGCTCTAAAAATCGTGCCAAAGCGATCAAAGTCAAAGCGCGAACCCCCTGTGGCCATCATCTCAATCGCGCAGCACGCCAACCCATAAGTGAGGGGCCAAAGCGAATTACTGCGCCCCCAATTTAGCAACTTATCTAGCGTTGTTAGAGCAATGGGTAGCCCCCCATTTTTTAAATAACTCACTGCATGCTGTGCCATTCTAACGCTCCTCTCTTTAGGGCATAAACAAAACCCACAACCAACAAGCCTAAAAAGCTCACCATTTCAAAAAAGCCAAAAAATCCCAATTCTTTAAAATCCAAAGCCCAAGGAAACATAAAGACAATTTCTACATCAAAGAGAATGAAGAGCACCGCCATGGCGTAAAATTGATGACTCAAGCGGTTTTGTTGTTTTAGAGCGAGCGGTCCGCACTCATAAGCGGCAAGCTTTAATTTCTCATTTTGCCTGCGCGCGAGTCTTCGGCTAAGAAAACGCTGGATTTGCAAGGTCCAATTAAAGACCAGAAAACTAAAGACTAATAAAACAAACACCCCGAAGTAAGGGTGCCCTGTTACACTCTCTACGCCCACATGTGCTCCCTAATGAAAGATAAACAAAGTATTAAAGCATAATTTAATTAATTCTAACTTTTGGCGGGGTGTAGGAATGCCAAGTTTAGTTTTTAATGCGGATTTGACAAGGCAAAATATGCTAAAATGGCGATTCTAATGTTCAAATGGCCGTATTGAAGCATGAAGGAAATCATGAAATCTGCTTACAAGAAAGGTTGGTCATGCTAGCTCCTAAACCCTATAAACTTATCTGCTCCTGTGGATATTCTAAGATTGTGCGCTTTAAGAGTGATTGCTTGAGTGGAGCGGACTTAGCCCAAATGGGCAACACTTGTCCCAAGTGTGGGCAAAGCATGCGCGAAGTCCCTCTTAGTTTATTCGATCACCTCTTTAAAAAGAAATGATCACCCCCCTCCAACAAAACTAACTTTTCTAAAAATCTTGTCTGCGTCATCATGCCTAACTGTGTCTCAGCTCAGTTGGCTGGTTTACAGTTTTTTGCTCGTGTGAGTGCTATATCTGTTGGCTTAAATAAAGTTTTTCAATAAAATTTGTTGCAATGGACCTTCTGTAGCAATATTGAACTTTGTGATGTTTTGGATCTAATCAGAGTATAGAAGAATGGAGATTTCATGCAAAAAGTGTCGCTAGTTGTAATGCTAGGTCTTTTGGGGTTTATTTTAGTCCCTCTCAACGCTGAAAACAGAGGAGTTTATGGAGAAATTGGGTTTCAGTATTCTAATATGACCCAAGCTACTAAGAGCCAAGTAGGTCCTCAGTTGCAAAAGAATCCTTTCAGCTCTACAGCTCCAGTAACCGCTGTGAATGTAAATAACTTCCTACAGCAATCAAACAATAATAATCCAAAACAAAACCGCCAATGAGTCTTACCCCCCCCCCCTCCCCCCATTTGTAAAGCCTCAGACTTTTCCTAAGTTTCATTTCAACTGCACTCTAAGATCATTTGATCTAAGTGAGGGCAATTTAGCTAGCATCACTCTAGTATAGATAAAACGGTGGTGCAAACACAATAAGCGATGCTCGCTCTTTTTTATGCTCAGAGTTTTTAGATAGCCCTACCCTTAACCCCCCGATGTTTATATCTAATTACCAACTTACCAACAAACTTTTTTGTGATGGGGTAAGTAGCCACATACAAAAACACAACCAATAAAGGAAATTTTGCGAGAAAGTCATTTAAACAAATCAATAGGCACTCTTTGCGCAGATATTCAAGTTATCCTTTGTGTCTAGCACTTGTTGTAACTCTCTTAAATTCTTTTTTGCAGGGGATTGAGAGTAAAGATATGAGAAACACAAAGATTGTAGACACAAATTTCTTGACCAGCCAAACCTTAGTGTCAATGTTAAATCCTCAAGTTTTTGTTCTTACAGAATCGCAACAACTCCAACATCTCCTAAGTGCCGCACAAGGACAATTAAAGAATGCTGAGCAGGTCCTAGCAAATGCTAGAGGCAATGTAGCCACTGCTCAACAAGCACTCAACATAGCGCAAGAAAAGGCTAGTCAAGCTAATGTAGCTTTGCAGAGGGCGCAAGCAAACCACGCGGACGCACAAAATCAACTCATAAAAGACCAAGCAACACTACAAAAAGCCCAATCGGCACAAATCAATGCCAAACAATCCATAGCCACTGCTCAACGAGCACTTAACATAGCACAAGAAAAGGTTAACCAAGCTAATGCGGCTTTGCAGAATGCAGACGCAAATTATGCGGATGCCCAAAAACAATTTCACAAACAACAAGAGACACTTGGGCAAGCCCAGTCAAATCAATACTCTGTCAGTCAACAAGTAGAACGAGATCAGGGTTCTATGAAAGGATACCTTGATACTATTCAACAATTCAACGAGGATATCCAAGCTGAAAAAGAGGATCTTGTTAAAAATGAACAAGTGCTTAAGGTGAATCAGCCCAAGTTAGTGGCTGCACAACAGGAAATCAAGCCATGGTTGGATAAGTATCAAAAAGCATCGAATGCCTATGATACAGCAAAAATCAATTATAGCAATGCGCAATTTGAGGTTGAGCAAGCAAAAATGAATCTAAAATATCCAATGTCTTGGCAGACTACAAGTAGC
This portion of the Helicobacter felis ATCC 49179 genome encodes:
- the nuoK gene encoding NADH-quinone oxidoreductase subunit NuoK, producing MVTLAHYLVFASLLFCVGLFGMLRRKNILMLFFSTEIMLNAINVAFVAIAHSLKNIDGQIFALFMIAVAASEVAVGLGLVILWYKKYKTLDIDTLARMKG
- a CDS encoding NADH-quinone oxidoreductase subunit J translates to MFETLAFYFFAALTLGMAFVVVTTTNILYAMTSLATAMVFVSAFFFLLDAEFLGVVQILVYVGAVVVMYAFGMMFLNASQEVQERAHAPKIPALLVMVLAVVLVALLGAPFIAQYAYTLQESLSPSVDISNTKLIGYVLFSKYLVAFEVGAFMLLVALVGAIASALKKSPKKES
- the nuoI gene encoding NADH-quinone oxidoreductase subunit NuoI encodes the protein MGQKYKWLDPKKSSPKLLETLKTSFGLELFKGLGLTIKEFFSKEVTIHYPMEVLPLSPRYRAVHHLQRLLESGNERCIGCGLCEKICTSNCIRIITHKGEDERKHIDSYTINLGRCIYCGLCAEVCPELAIVMGQRFENSSVQRSQFGGKAEFLTDIQSAKDHSHVEFAGFGAPSNNASKRLCQTPLDYALKDEEVKKDKEEKENHV
- the nuoH gene encoding NADH-quinone oxidoreductase subunit NuoH, with amino-acid sequence MSAEIIETLIKILVVVLVFAGLGAFGTYLERKVLAYFQRRLGPTYVGPFGLLQVIADAIKLFTKEDVIPQNANRLIFSIAPVIAMVSAFVSMAPIPFFGDFTIFGHTISPIISDINVGLLFFLAVGSASIYAPLLAGLASNSKYSLIGAARATIQLLSFEVVSTLTILAPIMVVGSLSLVEINQYQEGGMLHWLVFKQPLAFFLFLISSYAELNRTPFDLLEHEAEIVAGFCTEYSGLRWGMFFLAEYAHLFAFCFVISLIFFGGYNAWGFIPGGIAILIKVCFFVFLSMWARATFPHVRPDQLMRMCWKIMLPLALINILATGLVLLLF
- a CDS encoding NADH-quinone oxidoreductase subunit G: MPSIEIDGQKVEFSEGQTILEAARSAGVYIPAICYLSGCSPTVACKMCMVEVEGKRVYACNTKPKANTKVATMTPALVAERQMIMQTYDVNHPLECGVCDKSGECELQDMTHRTLVDRQPFSVRDNLKPFAFWAQASYDPNLCIMCERCVTTCSDNIGDSNLKASKASLHAPDKFKESMPKDPFGVWSRKQKGMIAFVGSTPCYDCGECIAVCPVGAIVYKDFSYKANAWELKHIDSTCMHCAAGCLLDYQVRHFDTLGEQQRIFRVGNDFYHNPICGAGRFAFDLHASREGSTNIEQAVQKLKEAKAVYIGGDLSNEEAYLVEQIRKKCGFSLHNDKLHAFQEFLRVFNPKWHDLKDLKSSSCVLSLGSRLKNENPLLKYALANVLKVNKGTSLIYAHPLEDSALEKICRSVVPVCHAVGAEEIILGAFLMALGVNSPSLESLKNSQVLPEPTLKPAPKAPKEAQETTEKTPTDEEHACGLEETKLESKAEDKPPVFAMLESVKLDSPTFEKIKALIEKAPSVALLIGPEIYTHSKAHNIALMLQEASTLEKLKIFLIPPTSNALGIVSLCNLEKDSHASPSVGVRTKGDFILDSDCVDESGQAHNVVDFILPSFNQVEATMTNLEGRALPLRPALAYEGLDLADIAQHFGLYGESLVEYTHELPQEKGFLGVAYDDLTNFYANDKSNYRGYKLKSTPSQATEPSTPISPLESVGEFNAYLQFAETQFNTHTLKSQNLQLKEGIYTSKEYLESLGLEEGAQITLSKGARTLTGKVYIDHSLKRNVFMVSPSLDKAQVFSSPFETLQWERA
- a CDS encoding NADH-ubiquinone oxidoreductase subunit E family protein is translated as MKRFDLRHLRDEPNSVVLERMGAILDSSVSPGEVVIFMFEVVDFDIVEQSAEAIQARGDVLMNSLRFNRVDWTLVVKKANACQA
- the nuoD gene encoding NADH dehydrogenase (quinone) subunit D, with translation MAQIFTKLKPQFENVLFERDDKQMVINFGPQHPSSHGQLRLILELEGEKITKATPEIGYLHRGCEKLGENMTYNEYMPTTDRLDYTSSTSNNYAFAHAVETLLGVQIPRRAQVIRTLLLELNRVISHVFFLSVHALDVGAMSVFLYCFKTREYGLDLMEDYCGARLTHNAIRIGGVPLDLPPNWLEGLKAFIKEVRDMHKLISGLLDSNRIWKARLENVGTISQEQAKSWGASGIMLRGTGIAYDVRKEEPYELYPELDFDIPVGNHGDSYDRYQLYMLEIEESLRILEQLIPMYAPTEPQIMTHAPQYFSAPKEDIMTQNYALMQHFVLVTQGMRPPRGEVYAPTESPKGELGFFIHSEGEPYPYRLKIRAPSFFHIGSMQDILVGQYLADAVTIIGSSNAVFGEVDR
- a CDS encoding NADH-quinone oxidoreductase subunit C, producing the protein MVRKQRPNANVQKQVHYSDRFYVVPPTPKTPIVGSPYEVIFNHINYYHKVLESFIEIDTAVFVIEVSEVAQVAERLKNLGYETLSEMSAIDFLEKRGEFELFYQFLSYLPGYANKRRLRLKAVLKKEENPPTLSHLYRSALWSEREAYDMFGIVFENHPHLKRILMPDDWVGHPLLKSYPLKGDEHAAWYEVDKIFGKEYREIIGPEQRDSARVDERDTFNFSKIGHEQSKGLPLEDKPQKYTFEKSLFVKDLHSKDPTELKERP
- a CDS encoding NuoB/complex I 20 kDa subunit family protein — encoded protein: MAQHAVSYLKNGGLPIALTTLDKLLNWGRSNSLWPLTYGLACCAIEMMATGGSRFDFDRFGTIFRASPRQSDVMIIAGTLTKKHAEFTRRLYDQMPEPKWVISMGSCANTGGMFNTYATVQGVDRVIPVDIYLPGCAPRPETLQYALMVLQDKIRRQKALPENNTKRLV
- a CDS encoding NAD(P)H-quinone oxidoreductase subunit 3, encoding MGVESVTGHPYFGVFVLLVFSFLVFNWTLQIQRFLSRRLARRQNEKLKLAAYECGPLALKQQNRLSHQFYAMAVLFILFDVEIVFMFPWALDFKELGFFGFFEMVSFLGLLVVGFVYALKRGALEWHSMQ